One stretch of Eupeodes corollae chromosome 2, idEupCoro1.1, whole genome shotgun sequence DNA includes these proteins:
- the LOC129946543 gene encoding cytochrome b5 isoform X2 — protein sequence MSVVKEIPLEVVKQHNKKDDLWLVIEDKVYDLTKFRLEHPGGEETLDDSAGRDATRDFIDAGHSSEARTMMKKYLIGELPAADRKKPLPIREIGLAVGAIVIGIATVFIIKKMVLNKN from the exons atgtcagtggTTAAAGAAATCCCATTGGAAGTTGtaaaacaacacaacaaaaaagatGATTTATGGCTGGTTATTGAGGACAAAGTCTATGATTTAACTAAATTTCGCTTAGAG CACCCTGGAGGCGAAGAAACATTGGATGATTCTGCTGGCAGAGATGCAACAAGAGATTTTATCGATGCAGGACATAGCAGTGAAGCAAG AACAATGATGAAGAAATACTTAATTGGAGAATTACCGGCTGCAGACAGAAAGAAGCCCTTACCAATTAG GGAAATTGGACTTGCTGTTGGAGCCATTGTTATTGGAATTGCAACTgtattcatcattaaaaaaatggttttaaataagAATTGA
- the LOC129946543 gene encoding cytochrome b5 isoform X1, with the protein MSVVKEIPLEVVKQHNKKDDLWLVIEDKVYDLTKFRLEHPGGEETLDDSAGRDATRDFIDAGHSSEARTMMKKYLIGELPAADRKKPLPISCFISREIGLAVGAIVIGIATVFIIKKMVLNKN; encoded by the exons atgtcagtggTTAAAGAAATCCCATTGGAAGTTGtaaaacaacacaacaaaaaagatGATTTATGGCTGGTTATTGAGGACAAAGTCTATGATTTAACTAAATTTCGCTTAGAG CACCCTGGAGGCGAAGAAACATTGGATGATTCTGCTGGCAGAGATGCAACAAGAGATTTTATCGATGCAGGACATAGCAGTGAAGCAAG AACAATGATGAAGAAATACTTAATTGGAGAATTACCGGCTGCAGACAGAAAGAAGCCCTTACCAATTAG TTGTTTTATTTCAAGGGAAATTGGACTTGCTGTTGGAGCCATTGTTATTGGAATTGCAACTgtattcatcattaaaaaaatggttttaaataagAATTGA
- the LOC129946543 gene encoding cytochrome b5 isoform X3, with protein sequence MSVVKEIPLEVVKQHNKKDDLWLVIEDKVYDLTKFRLEHPGGEETLDDSAGRDATRDFIDAGHSSEARTMMKKYLIGELPAADRKKPLPIRSDNLKRCCSLS encoded by the exons atgtcagtggTTAAAGAAATCCCATTGGAAGTTGtaaaacaacacaacaaaaaagatGATTTATGGCTGGTTATTGAGGACAAAGTCTATGATTTAACTAAATTTCGCTTAGAG CACCCTGGAGGCGAAGAAACATTGGATGATTCTGCTGGCAGAGATGCAACAAGAGATTTTATCGATGCAGGACATAGCAGTGAAGCAAG AACAATGATGAAGAAATACTTAATTGGAGAATTACCGGCTGCAGACAGAAAGAAGCCCTTACCAATTAG GTCAGATAATTTGAAACGATGTTGTTcgttgtcttaa
- the LOC129946543 gene encoding cytochrome b5 isoform X4, with amino-acid sequence MSVVKEIPLEVVKQHNKKDDLWLVIEDKVYDLTKFRLEHPGGEETLDDSAGRDATRDFIDAGHSSEARTMMKKYLIGELPAADRKKPLPIR; translated from the exons atgtcagtggTTAAAGAAATCCCATTGGAAGTTGtaaaacaacacaacaaaaaagatGATTTATGGCTGGTTATTGAGGACAAAGTCTATGATTTAACTAAATTTCGCTTAGAG CACCCTGGAGGCGAAGAAACATTGGATGATTCTGCTGGCAGAGATGCAACAAGAGATTTTATCGATGCAGGACATAGCAGTGAAGCAAG AACAATGATGAAGAAATACTTAATTGGAGAATTACCGGCTGCAGACAGAAAGAAGCCCTTACCAATTAGGTAA
- the LOC129946542 gene encoding DNA replication complex GINS protein PSF1-like, with protein sequence MFTDKAFELIKELERASQTIPPFDDDGVRQVLEEIKAIFEENCTQANNYSTTGDRTLWPLLNYRHAALQRNKRCLLAYLYQRLQKIKALRWEFGPLIPSDIKESLCEPEVNFFNSYSKSLATYMRSIGDGQGLDLTGDLRPPKSLYIEVRCIEDYGKFELEDGEVILLRKNSQHYLPRSQVESLIRQGVLQHIS encoded by the exons ATGTTCACTGACAAAGCATTTGAATTGATTAAAGAATTGGAGAGAGCATCACAAACTATTCCCCCGTTCGAT GACGACGGAGTACGGCAAGTTCTGGAAgaaattaaagcaatttttgaagaaaactgtACACAAGc CAACAATTACTCAACGACTGGTGATCGTACTCTTTGGCCTTTGTTAAATTATCGTCATGCAGCCCTTCAACGCAACAAACGATGTTTGCTTGCATATCTCTATCAAAGATTGCAAAAGATTAAAGCCCTGCGGTGGGAGTTTGGCCCTCTCATACCTTCTGACATCAAAGAATCCCTTTGTGAACCAGaagtaaatttctttaattCCTATTCAAAATCACTGGCTACTTATATGCGATCAATTGGGGATGGTCAAGGATTAGACTTAACTGGAGACTTAAGGCCTCCTAAATCACTTTACATTGAAGTGCGATGCATAGAAGATTATGGAAAATTCGAGTTAGAAGATGGAGAAGTTATTTTATTGCGCAAAAACAGTCAACATTATCTACCTAGATCTCAGGTTGAGTCGCTCATACGACAGGGAGTTTTGCAGCATATTTCCTGA
- the LOC129946495 gene encoding regulator of telomere elongation helicase 1 homolog isoform X1 — MPEYMINNIPVKFPFEPYDVQKAFMEKVIESLKTSTNAVLESPTGTGKTLSLLCSSLAWVLFKKEEMQTQMQTQKMHQQTDFQSTSDTTVEAILAKINDPKGQKRGGWGVPKIIYASRTHSQLTQAMKELKQTSYSFMRAVVLGSRDQLCIHPEVMREQGNSNKVQMCKVRVQTRSCSFFSKVESKKDSPEFRMQPVMDVEDLMAIGKKLKMCPYYSSKELVDDADITFMPYNYLLDPKARKANKVNLDNTIVILDEAHNVENLCEESASVMIKSSDIALAIDDVTHIMKAMSEDLLGEGSDEPKDFTLDDLALLKEMLLSLEKEVDEIEVPNKSDGATFPPSFMFEILEKGNITTGSANMVVSLLEKLLQFLAMASQNTMFRKGAGFEVLKDLITVVYFNKDENQGKIHKSFKVHVQIEEVKQQKYGPGKGGKGDGWLTTKGPASTKNAKIINYWCFNPGFGMEQLLNKNVRSIILTSGTLAPLKPLIAELAIPIAQSLENPHIVGKSQVCVKIVSYGPDKELLISNYQNRDNPKYVNSLGRTILSFCPIIPDGLLVFFPSYPLMNKCVDSWQASGIWSQIARHKPIFVEPRSKDAFNQTMIEFYENIQNPATKGAIFMAVCRGKVSEGLDFADANGRAVIITGLPFPPLKDPRVVLKKKYLDENRTKENELLTGNSWYSLEATRAVNQAIGRVIRHRNDYGAILLCDSRFNQPGQINQLSTWIREHLKGSPQHQNFGPVIGELSRFFRNAEKTLPKACIRSVETIVSETLDTGVLKMKQFADPALVLEAKNKFKSAHFEAIKIENTNKITGWSPDDYSNAVGKSRSSAAPSASDFISRLDSDISTIDFNATISRSDNSNLVTIHKRERTSPNQAQTSNDPKKKRLKMVPNNPLSSTSSASFSFNNQTSIMKPAEKSQELPTQHVDLLRLIKGSLSSENYSKFVKALMSYKKDSSITDLLFVLTDVFGHPTMHYLLKGMRRFVKEQDKTKFDSTIEGIVE, encoded by the exons atgccaGAATATATGATAAACAATATCCCTGTAAAGTTTCCTTTCGAACCTTATGATGTCCAAAAGGCTTTCATGGAAAAAGTCATTGAATCACTTAAGACGAGCACCAATGCAGTTTTGGAATCCCCCACTGGAACTGGTAAAACTCTCAGCTTGTTGTGTTCCTCACTTGCATGGGTCTTATTTAAGAAGGAAGAG ATGCAAACTCAAATGCAAACTCAAAAAATGCACCAGCAAACTGACTTCCAATCGACATCTGATACGACCGTTGAAGCGATCCTTGCCAAAATAAACGACCCTAAAGGCCAAAAACGGGGTGGCTGGGGCGTGCCCAAGATTATTTACGCTTCTCGTACACATTCGCAGTTAACGCAAGCAATGAAGGAACTGAAGCAAACGTCTTACTCCTTCATGCGAGCTGTAGTTCTCGGCTCTCGAGACCAGCTTTGTATTCATCCAGAAGTAATGCGAGAGCAAGGAAATTCCAACAAAGTACAAATGTGTAAGGTGCGAGTTCAGACAAGATCGTGCAGCTTCttttcaaaagtagaatcgaaaaAAGACAGCCCAGAGTTCAGAATGCAGCCTGTTATGGATGTTGAAGATCTTATGGCGATTGGTAAAAAGCTAAAAATGTGTCCGTATTATTCGTCAAAAGAGCTTGTCGATGACGCAGATATAACATTTATGCCCTATAATTATTTGCTCGATCCAAAAGCTCGAAAGGCCAACAAAGTGAACTTAGATAATACTATTGTGATTCTTGACGAAGCGCACAACGTAGAAAATCTGTGTGAGGAATCTGCGTCGGTTATGATTAAATCCTCCGACATTGCCTTGGCCATTGATGATGTGACGCACATAATGAAGGCGATGAGCGAAGACCTACTAGGTGAAGGGTCGGACGAGCCAAAAGACTTCACATTGGATGATCTGGCATTACTGAAAGAAATGCTACTTTCTCTTGAAAAGGAAGTCGATGAAATTGAAGTGCCAAACAAAAGTGACGGGGCAACTTTTCCCCCTTCTTTCATGTTCGAAATTCTAGAAAAGGGCAAC ATTACAACTGGAAGTGCGAATATGGTGGTTTCGCTGTTGGAAAAGCTATTGCAATTTCTTGCTATGGCTTCTCAAAATACAATGTTTCGGAAGGGGGCTGGATTTGAAGTTCTGAAGGATTTAATAACTGTAGTGTACTTTAATAAAGATGAGAATCAGGGAAAAATTCACAAAAGCTTTAAAGTTCATGTCCAAATTGAAGAAGTCAAACAACAGAAATATGGTCCTGGTAAAGGTGGTAAAGGCGATGGATGGTTAACTACTAAGGGGCCTGCAAGTACTAAGAACGCTAAAATAATCAACTATTGGTGCTTTAATCCTGGATTTGG AATGGAACagctattaaataaaaacgtcCGGAGTATTATTCTAACAAGCGGAACACTAGCTCCACTAAAACCATTGATAGCCGAATTAGCCATTCCGATTGCACAGAGCCTTGAAAATCCACACATCGTGGGAAAATCACAAGTATGTGTAAAAATAGTCTCCTATGGGCCAGATAAGGAacttttaatatcaaattatcAAAATCG AGACAATCCAAAATATGTTAACTCACTCGGACGTACCATTCTCTCTTTTTGTCCCATAATTCCTGATGGCCTTTTAGTGTTCTTTCCATCATATCCACTTATGAACAAATGTGTTGATAGTTGGCAAGCAAGTGGTATTTGGTCACAAATCGCTCGTCATAAACCGATTTTTGTTGAACCGCGCAGTAAAGATGCATTTAACCAAACAATGATAGAATTctatgaaaatattcaaaacccTGCAACTAAAGGGGCAATATTTATGGCTGTATGTCGTGGCAAAGTCTCCGAAGGCCTGGACTTTGCGGATGCTAATGGTCGCGCGGTTATAATAACAGGTTTACCATTTCCTCCTCTCAAAGATCCTCgtgttgttcttaaaaaaaaatatttggatgAAAATCGAACAAAGGAGAATGAG ctTCTAACTGGAAATTCATGGTATTCCTTAGAAGCAACTCGAGCTGTTAATCAAGCCATTGGACGTGTCATCCGACATCGAAATGATTACGGTGCAATTTTACTCTGTGATTCACGTTTTAATCAGCCTGGCCAGATAAACCAGCTGTCAACCTGGATCCGGGAACATTTGAAGGGCTCACCGCAACACCAAAATTTCGGCCCTGTCATAGGTGAGCTATCAAGATTCTTTCGAAATGCCGAAAAGACA CTTCCGAAGGCATGCATAAGATCTGTTGAAACGATAGTTAGTGAAACTTTGGATACTGGAGttcttaaaatgaaacaatttgCAGATCCAGCTTTGGTTCTGGaagccaaaaataaattcaaaagtgCTCACTTTGAAGCAAT TAAGatagaaaatacaaacaaaatcacAGGTTGGAGTCCCGACGACTATTCGAATGCTGTTGGAAAGTCTAGATCATCAGCTGCTCCGTCTGCAAGTGATTTTATAAGTCGATTAGACTCTGATATATCT acTATCGACTTTAATGCAACAATTTCACGTTCGGACAATTCAAATTTAGTAACTATTCATAAACGTGAGCGAACATCTCCAAATCAAGCGCAAACGAGTAACGATCCAAAGAAAAAACGACTTAAAATGGTTCCAAACAATCCGTTGTCGAGCACTTCCAGTGCAAGTTTTTCCTTTAACAACCAAACTTCGATAATGAAACCTGCAGAGAAGAGCCAAGAGCTTCCAACGCAACATGTTGATCTCTTGCGATTG atTAAAGGCTCCCTTAGTTCGGAAAactattcaaaatttgtaaaggcTTTGATGTCGTATAAAAAAGACAGTAGCATAACGGATCTACTATTTGTTTTAACGGATGTTTTTGGACATCCTACAATGCATTATTTATTGAAAGGCATGCGCAGATTTGTTAAGGAACAAGATAAAACCAAGTTTGATAGTACTATTGAAGGGATAgttgaataa
- the LOC129946495 gene encoding regulator of telomere elongation helicase 1 homolog isoform X2 — MEKVIESLKTSTNAVLESPTGTGKTLSLLCSSLAWVLFKKEEMQTQMQTQKMHQQTDFQSTSDTTVEAILAKINDPKGQKRGGWGVPKIIYASRTHSQLTQAMKELKQTSYSFMRAVVLGSRDQLCIHPEVMREQGNSNKVQMCKVRVQTRSCSFFSKVESKKDSPEFRMQPVMDVEDLMAIGKKLKMCPYYSSKELVDDADITFMPYNYLLDPKARKANKVNLDNTIVILDEAHNVENLCEESASVMIKSSDIALAIDDVTHIMKAMSEDLLGEGSDEPKDFTLDDLALLKEMLLSLEKEVDEIEVPNKSDGATFPPSFMFEILEKGNITTGSANMVVSLLEKLLQFLAMASQNTMFRKGAGFEVLKDLITVVYFNKDENQGKIHKSFKVHVQIEEVKQQKYGPGKGGKGDGWLTTKGPASTKNAKIINYWCFNPGFGMEQLLNKNVRSIILTSGTLAPLKPLIAELAIPIAQSLENPHIVGKSQVCVKIVSYGPDKELLISNYQNRDNPKYVNSLGRTILSFCPIIPDGLLVFFPSYPLMNKCVDSWQASGIWSQIARHKPIFVEPRSKDAFNQTMIEFYENIQNPATKGAIFMAVCRGKVSEGLDFADANGRAVIITGLPFPPLKDPRVVLKKKYLDENRTKENELLTGNSWYSLEATRAVNQAIGRVIRHRNDYGAILLCDSRFNQPGQINQLSTWIREHLKGSPQHQNFGPVIGELSRFFRNAEKTLPKACIRSVETIVSETLDTGVLKMKQFADPALVLEAKNKFKSAHFEAIKIENTNKITGWSPDDYSNAVGKSRSSAAPSASDFISRLDSDISTIDFNATISRSDNSNLVTIHKRERTSPNQAQTSNDPKKKRLKMVPNNPLSSTSSASFSFNNQTSIMKPAEKSQELPTQHVDLLRLIKGSLSSENYSKFVKALMSYKKDSSITDLLFVLTDVFGHPTMHYLLKGMRRFVKEQDKTKFDSTIEGIVE; from the exons ATGGAAAAAGTCATTGAATCACTTAAGACGAGCACCAATGCAGTTTTGGAATCCCCCACTGGAACTGGTAAAACTCTCAGCTTGTTGTGTTCCTCACTTGCATGGGTCTTATTTAAGAAGGAAGAG ATGCAAACTCAAATGCAAACTCAAAAAATGCACCAGCAAACTGACTTCCAATCGACATCTGATACGACCGTTGAAGCGATCCTTGCCAAAATAAACGACCCTAAAGGCCAAAAACGGGGTGGCTGGGGCGTGCCCAAGATTATTTACGCTTCTCGTACACATTCGCAGTTAACGCAAGCAATGAAGGAACTGAAGCAAACGTCTTACTCCTTCATGCGAGCTGTAGTTCTCGGCTCTCGAGACCAGCTTTGTATTCATCCAGAAGTAATGCGAGAGCAAGGAAATTCCAACAAAGTACAAATGTGTAAGGTGCGAGTTCAGACAAGATCGTGCAGCTTCttttcaaaagtagaatcgaaaaAAGACAGCCCAGAGTTCAGAATGCAGCCTGTTATGGATGTTGAAGATCTTATGGCGATTGGTAAAAAGCTAAAAATGTGTCCGTATTATTCGTCAAAAGAGCTTGTCGATGACGCAGATATAACATTTATGCCCTATAATTATTTGCTCGATCCAAAAGCTCGAAAGGCCAACAAAGTGAACTTAGATAATACTATTGTGATTCTTGACGAAGCGCACAACGTAGAAAATCTGTGTGAGGAATCTGCGTCGGTTATGATTAAATCCTCCGACATTGCCTTGGCCATTGATGATGTGACGCACATAATGAAGGCGATGAGCGAAGACCTACTAGGTGAAGGGTCGGACGAGCCAAAAGACTTCACATTGGATGATCTGGCATTACTGAAAGAAATGCTACTTTCTCTTGAAAAGGAAGTCGATGAAATTGAAGTGCCAAACAAAAGTGACGGGGCAACTTTTCCCCCTTCTTTCATGTTCGAAATTCTAGAAAAGGGCAAC ATTACAACTGGAAGTGCGAATATGGTGGTTTCGCTGTTGGAAAAGCTATTGCAATTTCTTGCTATGGCTTCTCAAAATACAATGTTTCGGAAGGGGGCTGGATTTGAAGTTCTGAAGGATTTAATAACTGTAGTGTACTTTAATAAAGATGAGAATCAGGGAAAAATTCACAAAAGCTTTAAAGTTCATGTCCAAATTGAAGAAGTCAAACAACAGAAATATGGTCCTGGTAAAGGTGGTAAAGGCGATGGATGGTTAACTACTAAGGGGCCTGCAAGTACTAAGAACGCTAAAATAATCAACTATTGGTGCTTTAATCCTGGATTTGG AATGGAACagctattaaataaaaacgtcCGGAGTATTATTCTAACAAGCGGAACACTAGCTCCACTAAAACCATTGATAGCCGAATTAGCCATTCCGATTGCACAGAGCCTTGAAAATCCACACATCGTGGGAAAATCACAAGTATGTGTAAAAATAGTCTCCTATGGGCCAGATAAGGAacttttaatatcaaattatcAAAATCG AGACAATCCAAAATATGTTAACTCACTCGGACGTACCATTCTCTCTTTTTGTCCCATAATTCCTGATGGCCTTTTAGTGTTCTTTCCATCATATCCACTTATGAACAAATGTGTTGATAGTTGGCAAGCAAGTGGTATTTGGTCACAAATCGCTCGTCATAAACCGATTTTTGTTGAACCGCGCAGTAAAGATGCATTTAACCAAACAATGATAGAATTctatgaaaatattcaaaacccTGCAACTAAAGGGGCAATATTTATGGCTGTATGTCGTGGCAAAGTCTCCGAAGGCCTGGACTTTGCGGATGCTAATGGTCGCGCGGTTATAATAACAGGTTTACCATTTCCTCCTCTCAAAGATCCTCgtgttgttcttaaaaaaaaatatttggatgAAAATCGAACAAAGGAGAATGAG ctTCTAACTGGAAATTCATGGTATTCCTTAGAAGCAACTCGAGCTGTTAATCAAGCCATTGGACGTGTCATCCGACATCGAAATGATTACGGTGCAATTTTACTCTGTGATTCACGTTTTAATCAGCCTGGCCAGATAAACCAGCTGTCAACCTGGATCCGGGAACATTTGAAGGGCTCACCGCAACACCAAAATTTCGGCCCTGTCATAGGTGAGCTATCAAGATTCTTTCGAAATGCCGAAAAGACA CTTCCGAAGGCATGCATAAGATCTGTTGAAACGATAGTTAGTGAAACTTTGGATACTGGAGttcttaaaatgaaacaatttgCAGATCCAGCTTTGGTTCTGGaagccaaaaataaattcaaaagtgCTCACTTTGAAGCAAT TAAGatagaaaatacaaacaaaatcacAGGTTGGAGTCCCGACGACTATTCGAATGCTGTTGGAAAGTCTAGATCATCAGCTGCTCCGTCTGCAAGTGATTTTATAAGTCGATTAGACTCTGATATATCT acTATCGACTTTAATGCAACAATTTCACGTTCGGACAATTCAAATTTAGTAACTATTCATAAACGTGAGCGAACATCTCCAAATCAAGCGCAAACGAGTAACGATCCAAAGAAAAAACGACTTAAAATGGTTCCAAACAATCCGTTGTCGAGCACTTCCAGTGCAAGTTTTTCCTTTAACAACCAAACTTCGATAATGAAACCTGCAGAGAAGAGCCAAGAGCTTCCAACGCAACATGTTGATCTCTTGCGATTG atTAAAGGCTCCCTTAGTTCGGAAAactattcaaaatttgtaaaggcTTTGATGTCGTATAAAAAAGACAGTAGCATAACGGATCTACTATTTGTTTTAACGGATGTTTTTGGACATCCTACAATGCATTATTTATTGAAAGGCATGCGCAGATTTGTTAAGGAACAAGATAAAACCAAGTTTGATAGTACTATTGAAGGGATAgttgaataa